Proteins from one Syntrophales bacterium genomic window:
- the trmD gene encoding tRNA (guanosine(37)-N1)-methyltransferase TrmD has translation MRFDVLTLFPDMFRSPFDASLIRKAVDSGLIEIEVHDIRDYARGKHRVTDDAPFGGGGGMVLKVDPLDRALQNILPDRRGALVILLSPQGEVLTQEKVEELSRHERIVLICGHYEGVDERVSRFIADRELSIGDYVLSGGECAAMVVVDAVSRLVEGFTGNRESVLRDSHTTGLLEGPHYTRPRTYREWSVPDVLLSGHKKNIDDWRRREALRRTLERRPDLLEKASLTDEDRTILEAFRNELSE, from the coding sequence ATGCGATTCGACGTTCTCACCCTCTTCCCGGACATGTTCCGCTCACCCTTCGACGCGAGCCTGATCAGGAAAGCCGTCGACAGCGGCCTTATTGAGATAGAGGTTCACGACATACGGGACTATGCCCGGGGAAAACATCGGGTCACCGACGATGCCCCCTTCGGCGGAGGGGGCGGCATGGTTCTCAAGGTTGATCCCCTGGACCGGGCCCTTCAGAACATTCTTCCAGACCGCCGGGGCGCCTTGGTGATTCTTCTCTCGCCTCAGGGTGAGGTGCTGACACAGGAAAAAGTCGAGGAACTCAGCCGTCATGAACGCATAGTGCTGATCTGCGGCCACTATGAAGGTGTGGATGAGCGGGTATCCCGTTTCATCGCGGACCGGGAACTGTCCATAGGGGACTATGTTCTTTCCGGAGGGGAATGTGCCGCCATGGTCGTGGTCGACGCCGTCTCCCGCCTGGTGGAGGGGTTCACCGGGAACCGGGAATCCGTACTCCGTGATTCCCACACGACGGGGCTGCTTGAGGGTCCCCACTACACAAGACCCAGGACATACAGGGAATGGAGTGTCCCCGACGTTCTCCTTTCGGGCCACAAGAAAAACATCGATGATTGGCGGCGAAGGGAGGCCCTGCGGCGTACCCTCGAACGAAGGCCCGACTTGCTCGAAAAGGCATCCCTGACAGACGAAGACAGGACTATTCTGGAGGCTTTCAGAAATGAGCTGTCAGAGTAG